In Euphorbia lathyris chromosome 9, ddEupLath1.1, whole genome shotgun sequence, the following are encoded in one genomic region:
- the LOC136207088 gene encoding uncharacterized protein, with translation MMSFSYRGLKINDIEILPTPKKQEEGTCARHAAVVCTQSLYKIKHAKKQPPEQFPSLSIQHCIDATSNKKFTNDVIEWLRDKGVTTEDLYPYEGPIGTYRCSKNWIRYHIRGCYDFNKSRAEEMYDELCKQLMEKGPFMGCFVILSDYFTPNVESHGHYKAEGELRLDRENQIPKHLVTITGFGEKNGERVWEYLNSFGPNWGRDGYGTLPFRCVDEYFIPYLTE, from the exons ATGATGTCATTCTCATACCGTGGTCTAAAGATAAATGATATTGAGATTTTACCGACTCCTAAAAAGCAAGAAGAAG GAACTTGTGCTCGTCATGCTGCGGTGGTATGTACTCAGTCCTTGTATAAGATCAAACATGCTAAGAAACAACCACCCGAACAGTTTCCATCGCTGTCGATTCAACACTGTATAGACGCAACATCGAATAAGAAATTCACAAATGATGTGATTGAGTGGTTACGAGATAAGGGAGTCACGACGGAGGACTTGTATCCATATGAAGGTCCAATAGGTACATATCGATGTAGTAAG AATTGGATACGATACCATATACGAGggtgttatgattttaataaatCAAGGGCAGAGGAAATGTACGATGAACTTTGCAAGCAGCTAATGGAGAAAGGACCATTTATGGgttgttttgtaattttatcagactattttacccctaacgttgaaagTCACGGCCACTATAAAGCTGAAGGAGAATTGAGGTTAGACCGTGAAAATCAGATACCCAAGCATCTAGTGACCATAACGGGTTTCGGTGAGAAGAACGGAGAACGTGTATGGGAGTATCTTAATAGCTTTGGACCAAATTGGGGTAGAGATGGATATGGTACGCTGCCGTTTAGATGTGTTGATGAGTATTTCATTCCATATCTTActgaataa